The proteins below come from a single Iocasia fonsfrigidae genomic window:
- a CDS encoding ABC transporter ATP-binding protein codes for MKLELKDVVCGYGPNVIVKQASMGVAEGDVLCLLGPNGVGKTTLFKSILGFLKLLDGEILLGGKNIAGWSRKLFAREVAYVPQAHNTPFPFKVLDVILMGRTPYLRPFSAPGKEDRNLVKNIMASLDILALENKLYTEISGGEKQLVLIARALAQQAKILVMDEPTSNLDFGNQIKVLNQIRKLSRENLGIIMTTHFPDHVFICANKVAIIRDGFLHKIGNPETVVTRENLREVYGVNVSVENISFTSGYKAKVCVPEVV; via the coding sequence ATGAAACTGGAGCTTAAAGATGTAGTCTGCGGATATGGTCCAAATGTTATTGTTAAACAGGCTTCAATGGGAGTAGCCGAAGGAGATGTCTTATGTTTGCTGGGTCCAAATGGAGTAGGCAAGACTACCTTGTTTAAGAGCATTTTAGGATTTTTAAAATTACTTGATGGTGAGATACTACTTGGCGGTAAGAATATTGCCGGTTGGTCCCGAAAATTATTTGCCCGGGAAGTAGCATATGTACCACAGGCTCATAACACTCCTTTTCCATTTAAAGTGCTTGATGTTATTTTAATGGGGAGGACTCCATATCTTAGACCTTTTTCGGCACCGGGTAAGGAAGACCGGAATCTCGTCAAAAATATTATGGCTAGTCTGGATATCTTAGCGTTGGAGAATAAACTATATACAGAAATAAGTGGTGGGGAGAAACAATTGGTATTGATTGCCAGAGCACTCGCCCAACAGGCCAAAATACTTGTAATGGATGAACCTACTTCAAATCTTGATTTTGGCAATCAAATAAAAGTTTTAAATCAAATCCGTAAGTTGAGTAGAGAGAATTTAGGGATAATAATGACTACTCATTTCCCTGACCATGTCTTTATCTGTGCTAACAAAGTAGCAATAATAAGAGATGGGTTTTTACATAAAATAGGGAATCCGGAAACTGTAGTAACCAGAGAGAATTTGAGGGAAGTTTATGGGGTTAATGTAAGTGTGGAGAATATAAGTTTTACCAGTGGTTATAAGGCAAAAGTCTGTGTACCAGAGGTAGTATAA
- a CDS encoding class I SAM-dependent methyltransferase, with product MGKSALEFDQIAREVFAPIYSVIVKQIRDKTGISSGICVDVGSAGGYLGIELARISELYVYLLDKSEEALTIADKNIVAGKFQKRMETMLADVHKIPLSDQSVNLVISRGSIYFWEDQAKALKEIYRILTPGGVAYIGGGFGRKDLKDQITIEMKNRKQDWRGGRSENSCTDCGEVFVRALRQADIPEFQIVKEKAGLWIYIKK from the coding sequence ATGGGTAAAAGTGCTTTAGAATTTGATCAGATAGCCCGGGAAGTCTTTGCTCCTATTTATTCAGTGATTGTCAAGCAAATCAGGGATAAAACAGGTATCAGTTCAGGAATATGTGTGGATGTTGGTAGTGCTGGAGGATATCTGGGTATTGAGCTGGCTCGGATTAGTGAGCTATATGTTTATTTATTGGATAAATCTGAAGAGGCTTTAACTATTGCGGATAAAAATATTGTTGCTGGTAAATTTCAGAAAAGAATGGAGACTATGCTGGCAGATGTTCATAAAATACCACTTTCCGATCAGTCTGTTAATTTGGTAATAAGCCGGGGTTCGATATATTTCTGGGAAGATCAGGCTAAGGCATTAAAGGAAATCTATCGAATTCTTACTCCCGGTGGTGTTGCCTACATTGGAGGCGGTTTTGGTCGGAAAGATTTAAAAGACCAGATTACCATTGAGATGAAAAACAGGAAGCAAGACTGGCGTGGGGGCAGAAGTGAAAATTCCTGTACGGATTGTGGTGAGGTTTTTGTTAGGGCTTTACGTCAGGCTGATATCCCAGAATTTCAGATTGTTAAAGAAAAGGCTGGTCTCTGGATCTATATCAAGAAATAA
- a CDS encoding iron ABC transporter substrate-binding protein → MIVLKKRRLIILGIVLILISSLALCKNNQVKAASRTITDMAGRTLIIPEKVSKVYSVNPIGTILLYTLAPDRLAGLNWKITPAERKYTTREYQQLPVLGGWFGNNNTGNPEEILSAQPEIVISVGDINKTAITTAEKRQNQLGVPVLLLDGHLEKLADCYQLIGKVIGEEKRAQELANYCIKAINDIKEKVAGIPQEKRVRVYYAEGTDGLQTDPQGSRHAEVIDYAGGINVADVPLKQSCYGRSQTSLEQLMLWNPDLIIVCFDQGFSKENSSYNKILSEQNWKQLKAVKNKQVYEIPAAPFNWFDRPPSVNRIIGLKWLANLLYPDIMNLDIEVEVRNFYEKFYHYSLSKQETKELLVNAKADSLQ, encoded by the coding sequence ATGATAGTGTTAAAGAAAAGAAGATTAATTATTTTAGGAATTGTTCTGATATTGATTTCTTCACTGGCGCTTTGTAAAAATAATCAGGTAAAGGCTGCTAGTCGTACTATAACTGATATGGCAGGGAGAACTTTAATAATTCCCGAAAAAGTTTCTAAAGTTTATTCTGTAAATCCGATTGGTACAATTTTATTGTATACTCTGGCTCCTGATCGCTTGGCTGGTCTGAACTGGAAAATTACTCCTGCTGAAAGGAAATATACCACCAGGGAATACCAGCAGCTACCGGTTTTAGGTGGCTGGTTTGGTAATAATAATACTGGTAACCCTGAAGAGATTTTAAGTGCTCAGCCAGAGATAGTCATCAGTGTTGGCGATATAAATAAGACAGCAATTACTACTGCTGAAAAGAGGCAAAATCAACTGGGTGTCCCGGTTTTATTGCTGGATGGTCATTTAGAGAAACTGGCTGATTGTTATCAATTAATTGGTAAAGTAATTGGCGAAGAAAAACGAGCCCAAGAGCTGGCCAATTATTGTATCAAGGCAATCAATGATATTAAAGAAAAAGTAGCTGGTATACCTCAGGAGAAACGTGTCCGGGTTTACTATGCTGAAGGAACTGATGGATTACAAACAGATCCACAAGGTTCACGTCATGCTGAAGTAATTGATTATGCTGGAGGGATTAACGTAGCTGACGTGCCATTAAAACAGAGCTGTTATGGGCGTAGCCAGACATCGTTAGAACAGTTGATGTTATGGAATCCGGATCTAATTATTGTCTGTTTTGATCAGGGTTTCAGTAAAGAAAACAGCAGTTATAATAAAATATTGTCTGAGCAAAACTGGAAACAGCTTAAAGCAGTCAAAAACAAGCAAGTATATGAAATACCGGCTGCTCCTTTTAACTGGTTTGACCGGCCACCTTCTGTTAACCGTATTATTGGATTAAAATGGCTGGCTAATTTATTATATCCTGATATTATGAATTTAGATATAGAGGTAGAGGTAAGGAATTTTTATGAAAAGTTTTATCACTATAGCTTATCAAAGCAGGAAACCAAGGAATTACTTGTAAATGCTAAAGCGGATAGTCTTCAGTAA